The following coding sequences are from one Humulus lupulus chromosome X, drHumLupu1.1, whole genome shotgun sequence window:
- the LOC133805310 gene encoding glucose-6-phosphate isomerase, cytosolic-like isoform X2 gives MASSALISDTEAWKELKAHAEEIKKTHLRDLMNDAQRCQSMMVEFDGLLLDYSRQNATLSTIEKLFKLAETANIKQKINQMFSGEHINSTENRSVLHVALRTPRDTVIQSDGKNVVPDVWKVLDKIQEFSERVRSGSWVGATGLPLTDVVAVGIGGSFLGPLFVHTALQTDPEAINLARGRQLRFLANVDPIDVARNITGLNPETTLVVVVSKTFTTAETMLNARTLREWISAALGPSAVAKHMVAVSTNLTLVEKFGIDPNNAFAFWDWVGGRYSVCSAVGVLPLSLQYGFPIVEKFLKGASSIDQHFYSAPYEKNIPLLLGLLSVWNVSFLGYPARAILPYSQALEKLAPHIQQVSMESNGKGVSIDGVPLPFEAGEIDFGEPGTNGQHSFYQLIHQGRIIPCDFIGVVKSQQPVYLKGEVVSNHDELMSNFFAQPDALAYGKENLVANYKMKTARMCWGWG, from the exons ATGGCTTCCTCCGCTCTCATATCTGACACCGAGGCCTGGAAGGAATTGAAG GCTCATGCTGAGGAGATTAAGAAGACCCATTTACGTGATTTGATGAATGATGCTCAGCGGTGCCAGTCAATGATGGT TGAGTTCGATGGGTTGCTATTGGATTACTCACGGCAGAATGCCACACTTTCAACGATTGAAAAGCTCTTTAAATTAGCAGAG ACAGCAAATATCAAACAGAAGATTAATCAAATGTTTAGTGGGGAACAT ATAAACAGCACAGAGAATAGATCGGTACTCCATGTTGCTCTTCGTACTCCGAGAGACACTGTTATTCAGAGTGATGGGAAGAATGTGGTCCCGGATGTTTGGAAAGTTCTGGACAAAATCCAGGAGTTCTCTGAGAGGGTCCGCAGTGGTTCTTGG GTTGGAGCTACAGGATTACCACTTACAGATGTCGTTGCTGTTGGTATTGGTGGCAGCTTCTTAGGTCCTTTATTTGTTCATACTGCTCTTCAAACAG ATCCTGAGGCTATCAACTTAGCAAGAGGTCGCCAACTGCGTTT TCTTGCAAATGTTGATCCAATTGACGTTGCTAGAAATATCACAGGGTTAAACCCTGAAACTACTCTTG TTGTGGTAGTTTCAAAAACTTTTACTACAGCAGAAACCATGCTGAATGCTCGAACACTTAGGGAATGGATTTCAGCTGCTCTTGG GCCTTCTGCTGTTGCAAAGCATATGGTAGCAGTCAGCACAAATCTTACG CTTGTGGAAAAATTTGGTATTGATCCTAACAATGCTTTCGCATTCTGGGACTGGGTTGGTGGACGATATAGTG TTTGCAGTGCTGTTGGGGTGTTGCCTTTGTCTCTCCAGTATGGTTTCCCAATTGTTGAGAA GTTTTTAAAGGGGGCCTCAAGCATTGACCAGCATTTCTACTCGGCACCATATGAGAAAAATATTCCT TTGCTTTTAGGCTTGTTGAGCGTATGGAACGTTTCATTTCTTGGATATCCTGCAAGA GCCATCTTACCTTACTCCCAAGCCCTGGAGAAGCTTGCCCCACACATTCAACAG GTTAGCATGGAAAGTAATGGCAAGGGTGTATCAATTGATGGAGTTCCACTTCCCTTTGAGGCTGGTGAAATCGACTTTGGTGAACCTGGAACAAATGGTCAGCACAGTTTTTACCAACTAATTCACCAG GGTCGCATTATTCCTTGTGATTTTATTGGTGTTGTGAAGAGTCAGCAGCCTGTCTACCTGAAAG GTGAAGTGGTGAGTAACCATGATGAGCTCATGTCCAACTTTTTTGCTCAGCCAGATGCCCTTGCTTATGGGAAG GAAAATTTGGTAGCAAATTATAAAATGAAGACAGCCAGGATGTGTTGGGGGTGGGGTTAG
- the LOC133806563 gene encoding deoxyuridine 5'-triphosphate nucleotidohydrolase-like yields the protein MTLEDEEAPAIIDLTSPMKKKNSGKTWRQLFFSFLYLNLTHYPPSSSHPLIIGLSINPLSFSFTLPHRLIRNRMASNSPEINEPPTKLPKLHENGAHEVSQSNISFFRVKKLSENAVSPSRASPLSAGYDLSSATETKVPARGKALVPTDLSIAVAEGTYARIAPRSGLAWKHSIDVGAGVIDADYRGPVGVILFNHSDFDFEVKRGDRIAQLIIEKIITPDVMVVDDLDATVRGTGGFGSTGV from the exons ATGACTTTGGAGGATGAGGAAGCACCTGCAATCATTGATTTGACTTCACCAATG AAAAAGAAAAATAGCGGGAAAACTTGGCGCCAATTGTTTTTTTCTTTCCTATATTTAAACCTAACCCATTATCCTCCTTCATCTTCCCATCCCCTAATCATCGGTCTTTCCATAAACCCATTAAGCTTTTCCTTCACGCTTCCTCATCGTCTCATCAGAAACAGAATGGCAAGCAACAGCCCCGAAATCAACGAGCCACCAACCAAACTCCCAAAGCTTCACGAAAATGGCGCCCACGAAGTTTCTCAGAGCAACATTTCATTTTTCCGAGTGAAAAAGCTCTCTGAAAACGCTGTTTCTCCATCAAGAGCCTCTCCTCTCTCTGCGGGTTACGATCTCTCGAG TGCGACGGAGACGAAGGTTCCAGCCAGAGGAAAAGCTTTGGTCCCAACTGATCTGAGCATCGCTGTAGCCGAAGGAACCTATGCAAGAATCG CTCCTCGATCAGGGTTGGCGTGGAAGCACTCGATTGATGTGGGAGCAGGAGTGATAGATGCTGATTACAGGGGTCCCGTCGGGGTTATACTGTTCAACCATTCGGACTTTGACTTTGAAGTCAAACGTGGAGATAGGATTGCTCAACTGATAATTGAGAAGATAATAACCCCTGATGTCATGGTGGTTGATGATTTGGATGCCACCGTCAGAGGCACTGGAGGCTTTGGCTCTACAGGCGTTTAG
- the LOC133805310 gene encoding glucose-6-phosphate isomerase, cytosolic-like isoform X1: MASSALISDTEAWKELKAHAEEIKKTHLRDLMNDAQRCQSMMVEFDGLLLDYSRQNATLSTIEKLFKLAETANIKQKINQMFSGEHINSTENRSVLHVALRTPRDTVIQSDGKNVVPDVWKVLDKIQEFSERVRSGSWVGATGLPLTDVVAVGIGGSFLGPLFVHTALQTDPEAINLARGRQLRFLANVDPIDVARNITGLNPETTLVVVVSKTFTTAETMLNARTLREWISAALGPSAVAKHMVAVSTNLTLVEKFGIDPNNAFAFWDWVGGRYSVCSAVGVLPLSLQYGFPIVEKFLKGASSIDQHFYSAPYEKNIPLLLGLLSVWNVSFLGYPARAILPYSQALEKLAPHIQQVSMESNGKGVSIDGVPLPFEAGEIDFGEPGTNGQHSFYQLIHQGRIIPCDFIGVVKSQQPVYLKGEVVSNHDELMSNFFAQPDALAYGKTVEQLQKENVAEHLVPHKTFSGNRPSLSLLLPSLTAYNVGQLLAIYEHRIAVQGFVWGINSFDQWGVELGKSLATQVRKQLHTSRTKGEPVQGFNFSTATLLTRYLKASDAPSDSSTRLPRI, from the exons ATGGCTTCCTCCGCTCTCATATCTGACACCGAGGCCTGGAAGGAATTGAAG GCTCATGCTGAGGAGATTAAGAAGACCCATTTACGTGATTTGATGAATGATGCTCAGCGGTGCCAGTCAATGATGGT TGAGTTCGATGGGTTGCTATTGGATTACTCACGGCAGAATGCCACACTTTCAACGATTGAAAAGCTCTTTAAATTAGCAGAG ACAGCAAATATCAAACAGAAGATTAATCAAATGTTTAGTGGGGAACAT ATAAACAGCACAGAGAATAGATCGGTACTCCATGTTGCTCTTCGTACTCCGAGAGACACTGTTATTCAGAGTGATGGGAAGAATGTGGTCCCGGATGTTTGGAAAGTTCTGGACAAAATCCAGGAGTTCTCTGAGAGGGTCCGCAGTGGTTCTTGG GTTGGAGCTACAGGATTACCACTTACAGATGTCGTTGCTGTTGGTATTGGTGGCAGCTTCTTAGGTCCTTTATTTGTTCATACTGCTCTTCAAACAG ATCCTGAGGCTATCAACTTAGCAAGAGGTCGCCAACTGCGTTT TCTTGCAAATGTTGATCCAATTGACGTTGCTAGAAATATCACAGGGTTAAACCCTGAAACTACTCTTG TTGTGGTAGTTTCAAAAACTTTTACTACAGCAGAAACCATGCTGAATGCTCGAACACTTAGGGAATGGATTTCAGCTGCTCTTGG GCCTTCTGCTGTTGCAAAGCATATGGTAGCAGTCAGCACAAATCTTACG CTTGTGGAAAAATTTGGTATTGATCCTAACAATGCTTTCGCATTCTGGGACTGGGTTGGTGGACGATATAGTG TTTGCAGTGCTGTTGGGGTGTTGCCTTTGTCTCTCCAGTATGGTTTCCCAATTGTTGAGAA GTTTTTAAAGGGGGCCTCAAGCATTGACCAGCATTTCTACTCGGCACCATATGAGAAAAATATTCCT TTGCTTTTAGGCTTGTTGAGCGTATGGAACGTTTCATTTCTTGGATATCCTGCAAGA GCCATCTTACCTTACTCCCAAGCCCTGGAGAAGCTTGCCCCACACATTCAACAG GTTAGCATGGAAAGTAATGGCAAGGGTGTATCAATTGATGGAGTTCCACTTCCCTTTGAGGCTGGTGAAATCGACTTTGGTGAACCTGGAACAAATGGTCAGCACAGTTTTTACCAACTAATTCACCAG GGTCGCATTATTCCTTGTGATTTTATTGGTGTTGTGAAGAGTCAGCAGCCTGTCTACCTGAAAG GTGAAGTGGTGAGTAACCATGATGAGCTCATGTCCAACTTTTTTGCTCAGCCAGATGCCCTTGCTTATGGGAAG ACCGTAGAGCAGTTGCAAAAGGAGAATGTTGCGGAGCATCTTGTTCCTCATAAG ACCTTCTCTGGAAATAGGCCTTCTCTCAGCCTTCTTCTACCTTCCCTAACTGCGTACAATGTTGGACAG TTGTTGGCAATCTACGAACACAGAATTGCTGTCCAAGGTTTCGTTTGGGGCATCAATTCTTTTGACCAATGGGGAGTTGAATTAGGGAAG TCCCTAGCTACTCAAGTTAGAAAACAACTCCATACATCTCGCACCAAGGGAGAACCTGTCCAGGGCTTCAACTTTAGTACCGCAACGTTACTAACAAGATATCTGAAG GCTTCAGATGCTCCTTCAGATTCTTCAACCCGTCTGCCCCGGATATAG